A genome region from Candidatus Korarchaeota archaeon NZ13-K includes the following:
- a CDS encoding RidA family protein: protein MVEYVFTERAPKPIGPYSQAVLAGDFVFLAGQIPIDPETGELVSGGIREQTRRVLENVKAILEEAGCSLRDVVSVTAFLRDLSHFNEFNEVYSEYFGDSRPARATVQVANLPRNALVELVVVAHRGRS, encoded by the coding sequence ATGGTGGAGTACGTGTTCACCGAGCGGGCTCCGAAGCCCATAGGTCCCTACAGTCAGGCCGTCCTGGCCGGGGACTTCGTCTTCCTGGCCGGGCAGATACCCATAGATCCCGAAACTGGGGAGCTCGTGAGCGGGGGCATAAGGGAGCAGACGAGGAGGGTCCTGGAGAACGTGAAAGCCATCCTCGAGGAGGCAGGGTGCTCCCTCAGGGATGTTGTCAGCGTGACAGCCTTCCTGAGGGACCTATCCCACTTCAACGAGTTCAACGAGGTCTACAGCGAGTATTTCGGCGATTCCAGACCAGCCAGGGCCACGGTGCAGGTCGCCAACCTGCCGAGGAACGCTCTGGTCGAGCTGGTGGTCGTGGCTCACAGGGGGAGGTCATAG
- a CDS encoding cation:proton antiporter, whose translation MEPLLRGIITVSILVIAAKLLAGTFRGLRLPPVLGELFAGIILSPYALGGGIKVFDEPLIVINEYVEGFAEIGAILLLLAAGIELGLESLKAAGKVAVLIAVGGGLLPFVMAYHFYLTISDEATALVAGAAFVATSIAISKRVLSDMGLLDTRMGATLMSSAVMDDIVGIVVLGAVVSMITGGGLDPMTIAYKTASFIIIWLLTLGLSVKLIPRLLESLGELGGRGP comes from the coding sequence ATGGAGCCTCTGCTCAGGGGGATAATAACGGTGAGCATACTCGTGATAGCCGCCAAGCTGCTGGCCGGGACTTTCAGGGGACTGAGGCTTCCCCCCGTCCTCGGGGAGCTCTTCGCGGGGATAATACTCAGCCCTTACGCCCTAGGAGGAGGAATAAAAGTGTTCGATGAGCCGCTCATAGTGATAAATGAGTACGTCGAGGGCTTCGCGGAGATAGGGGCCATACTCCTGCTCCTGGCAGCGGGCATAGAGCTCGGCCTGGAGAGCCTGAAGGCGGCCGGCAAGGTGGCCGTGCTGATAGCCGTAGGAGGGGGTCTCCTACCGTTCGTCATGGCCTACCACTTCTACCTGACCATCAGCGACGAGGCGACCGCGCTTGTTGCAGGGGCCGCTTTCGTCGCCACTAGCATAGCGATCTCGAAGAGGGTGCTCAGCGACATGGGACTCCTGGATACGAGGATGGGAGCCACGCTCATGAGCTCGGCCGTCATGGATGACATCGTTGGTATAGTCGTGCTGGGAGCCGTGGTCAGCATGATAACGGGCGGCGGCCTCGATCCCATGACGATAGCCTATAAGACCGCTTCCTTCATCATCATATGGCTCCTCACCCTCGGCCTATCCGTCAAGCTGATCCCCAGGCTACTTGAGTCTCTGGGTGAGCTGGGGGGCAGGGGGCCATGA
- a CDS encoding dihydrolipoamide acyltransferase: MRAERRFRVTEEMLASIVGSGRVEVLSTPSMIALMESVAESIVADKLPSGTVSVGTSVCVRHRAPAWLGDEVIVRAELREVRGRRLVFRVECLREETVIGEGEHERYVVDREKFLRRS, from the coding sequence ATGAGGGCCGAGAGGAGGTTCAGGGTGACCGAGGAGATGCTGGCCAGCATAGTGGGAAGCGGGAGGGTGGAGGTGCTCTCAACACCGTCCATGATAGCCCTCATGGAGAGCGTGGCGGAGTCCATCGTGGCGGACAAGCTGCCCAGCGGCACCGTGAGCGTGGGCACGAGCGTCTGCGTGAGGCACAGGGCGCCGGCTTGGCTCGGGGATGAGGTGATCGTGAGGGCGGAGCTCAGGGAGGTGAGAGGCAGGAGGCTCGTATTCAGGGTGGAGTGCCTCAGGGAGGAAACCGTCATCGGGGAGGGGGAGCACGAGAGGTACGTGGTGGACAGGGAGAAATTCCTCAGGAGGTCCTAG